The nucleotide sequence GATTTTCCAGGTCGCTCCTTAATGAAGGCTAATAGCATATCCGCATCGTCAAATCGTCCAGTTTCTTTTGCAGCTCGTATACTTAAATTGACTCTACCATCCTCGCGGACCTGTGTAACACGAGCATTAAATTTTTGACCGACTCGTAGCGGATGAATCATCAAGGATTGATGAATATAACCTAATGCGCCATATCCAATCACACCCCCGTCGACGAGCGTAAATACGCCATCGCGGAACACATCTGTGACCCAGCCTTCTTTCCACTCATTGTTCCAAGTCGAAGGTGCGCGAATAATAACAGATTCGAAGTCATCAATCTTTGCTAACCGCGCAAGCATCCGACCTTCCTTATCATGCTTCATCACAACGTGTAGCTCGTCGCCTTTCTGAGGCCACACTTCCCTGCGTTCCACTGGGAATTGCTTGAGCGGGAGCAACAATTGCCGTCCAATACCGATCTCCAAAAAATAGCCAAATCTAGGGTGGAAATCTGCAACTGTTAATCGCGCCATCTCACCTAAGACGAGTAGTGGTTTGCGTAGCGTTGCAGTAATACGTTCTTTGTCATCATGGAAAATAAACACCTCGATCTCGTCACCGACGCTAGGTGTTGCTCCATTACTCTCACCGTATGGAAGAAGAACTTCTGGTCCGTCTTCTGCACCAAATCCTAAAAACCATCCATTAGGTGATACTTCACGACGCACCCGCAGCTTCGTCATCGTTCCGGCGATTAAGTTCATCCGAGTTCAACTGCCTTCGCGTCTGACCAGAGGCGCTCTAAATGGTAATACTCCCGCTCATCACGATGGAATACATGCGCTACAACATCGCCCAT is from Candidatus Cohnella colombiensis and encodes:
- a CDS encoding S1-like domain-containing RNA-binding protein, with the protein product MNLIAGTMTKLRVRREVSPNGWFLGFGAEDGPEVLLPYGESNGATPSVGDEIEVFIFHDDKERITATLRKPLLVLGEMARLTVADFHPRFGYFLEIGIGRQLLLPLKQFPVERREVWPQKGDELHVVMKHDKEGRMLARLAKIDDFESVIIRAPSTWNNEWKEGWVTDVFRDGVFTLVDGGVIGYGALGYIHQSLMIHPLRVGQKFNARVTQVREDGRVNLSIRAAKETGRFDDADMLLAFIKERPGKSMPYSDQTSAEDIKRRFGLSKSAFKRALGKLMKDGIVTQEGNWTRFVGDTEDDKPQSDV